One window of Alkaliphilus metalliredigens QYMF genomic DNA carries:
- a CDS encoding heavy metal translocating P-type ATPase, with amino-acid sequence MTQSSNIEKVVWKIQDMSCSSCSLSIEKKLKATEGVLNASVNFAAEKANAAFDKETTNIEELTKIIEDLGYGAIVETDEKETEKVTLKVSGMTCTACSSAIEKGLNKMEGIRSASVNFAVEKVTVEYEPTKVRMLDVKKKVSELGYELILEADHEDDGVDEDEVKILKTRKTMMISIGLSSLIMTLMVIHMFVRHIPGYVPIVALLGLPIVFGTGWHVHVGSWKALKNKSPNMDVLVTLGSLPPYLIGLMALFFPLQSFIEMATTIMTFHLIGKYLEVRAKGRASQAIKKLLEMGAKTAKIIVDGEEIEVPVKDLQVGDIMVIRPGEKVPTDGVVFDGNGLLDESMATGESMPVKRQKGDEVIGATINKQGLLKVKVTKVGKDTFLSQVVKMMEECQGSKVPIQEFADRITGYFVPAIIVITIGTFISFNVFPEFHLGIVRWGATFLPWVNPDLTPLTLSFITATAVLVISCPCALGLGTPTALMVGSGMGAERGILIRNGEAIQTFKDVKAIAFDKTGTITKGKPEVTDIVLVKGVQEKDFLYYAATIEIGSEHPLAHAIVEKAKNDKIKLGEVIDFNAIVGMGVVGNIDGERILVGNRKLMKDNEIPYEDYEEELIRLEEEAKTAMLLAKGNQFLGIVAVADPIKEDSARAIAELESMGIKTAMITGDNRRTAAAIGKKVGISHVISEVMPDGKVEEVKKLQEQYGVVAMVGDGINDAPALKQSNVGIAIGTGTDIAIEAADVTLVRGELSGIVSVIKLSKAIFRKIKENYFWAWFYNAVFIPVAMFGLLHPMIGAAAMAVSSLNVVYNSLRLKKVDIEPSYQKA; translated from the coding sequence ATGACACAATCAAGTAATATTGAAAAAGTAGTATGGAAAATTCAAGACATGTCCTGTAGCAGTTGCTCTCTTAGTATAGAGAAGAAATTAAAAGCAACAGAAGGCGTACTCAATGCCAGTGTGAATTTTGCTGCTGAAAAGGCTAACGCAGCCTTTGATAAAGAAACAACTAATATAGAAGAATTAACAAAAATAATAGAAGATTTAGGATATGGAGCCATAGTAGAAACTGATGAAAAAGAGACGGAAAAAGTGACATTAAAGGTTAGTGGAATGACTTGTACTGCTTGTTCCAGTGCTATCGAAAAAGGCTTGAATAAAATGGAGGGAATACGATCCGCAAGTGTGAACTTTGCAGTAGAAAAAGTGACAGTCGAATATGAGCCTACAAAAGTGAGAATGTTAGACGTGAAGAAAAAGGTTTCGGAACTTGGATATGAGCTAATATTGGAAGCGGATCATGAAGATGATGGTGTAGATGAAGATGAAGTAAAAATCTTGAAAACAAGAAAAACCATGATGATCTCCATTGGCCTATCAAGTTTGATTATGACCCTTATGGTGATTCATATGTTCGTTAGACATATTCCAGGATATGTACCCATAGTAGCCTTATTGGGGTTACCAATTGTATTTGGAACAGGTTGGCATGTTCATGTTGGAAGCTGGAAGGCACTCAAAAATAAAAGTCCTAATATGGATGTGTTAGTCACACTAGGGTCCCTACCCCCTTATTTGATTGGTTTGATGGCACTTTTCTTTCCATTACAATCCTTTATTGAAATGGCCACAACCATTATGACTTTTCACTTAATTGGAAAGTACCTAGAGGTTCGTGCAAAGGGGAGAGCTTCACAGGCCATTAAGAAGCTCCTGGAAATGGGAGCAAAGACAGCAAAGATTATTGTTGATGGAGAAGAAATAGAAGTCCCTGTGAAGGATTTACAGGTAGGCGACATCATGGTGATTCGTCCTGGGGAAAAGGTGCCGACTGATGGGGTTGTTTTTGATGGCAATGGATTACTAGATGAATCCATGGCTACAGGAGAGTCTATGCCTGTGAAACGCCAGAAGGGTGATGAAGTGATTGGTGCAACCATCAATAAACAAGGATTATTAAAGGTTAAGGTAACAAAAGTAGGAAAAGATACATTTCTCTCTCAAGTTGTTAAAATGATGGAGGAATGCCAAGGTTCTAAGGTACCGATACAAGAATTTGCAGATCGTATCACAGGATATTTTGTGCCGGCAATCATTGTGATAACAATTGGAACCTTTATTTCATTCAATGTATTTCCAGAGTTTCACTTAGGAATTGTACGGTGGGGGGCAACATTTTTACCCTGGGTCAATCCTGATCTCACACCTCTTACATTATCCTTCATTACAGCCACTGCTGTTTTGGTGATCTCTTGTCCTTGTGCATTAGGATTGGGAACGCCAACTGCTTTAATGGTAGGTAGCGGTATGGGAGCAGAGAGGGGAATTTTGATTCGAAATGGTGAAGCCATACAAACATTTAAGGATGTAAAAGCCATTGCCTTTGACAAAACAGGAACCATTACAAAGGGTAAACCAGAGGTAACAGATATTGTCCTGGTAAAGGGAGTCCAAGAAAAAGACTTCTTATATTATGCGGCTACCATAGAAATAGGCTCAGAGCATCCCCTAGCTCATGCCATTGTAGAAAAGGCAAAGAATGACAAGATTAAATTAGGAGAAGTAATAGACTTTAATGCAATTGTGGGTATGGGTGTCGTGGGAAATATAGATGGGGAAAGAATCCTTGTGGGTAATAGAAAATTAATGAAAGACAATGAAATCCCCTATGAGGACTATGAAGAAGAGCTCATTAGATTAGAAGAAGAAGCAAAAACTGCCATGTTGCTTGCCAAAGGAAATCAATTTTTAGGTATTGTGGCAGTGGCAGACCCCATAAAAGAAGACTCTGCACGAGCCATAGCAGAACTAGAAAGTATGGGAATTAAGACGGCTATGATTACAGGTGACAATAGAAGAACTGCTGCAGCCATAGGTAAAAAAGTAGGGATCAGTCACGTGATCTCAGAAGTAATGCCTGACGGTAAGGTAGAAGAAGTGAAGAAATTACAAGAACAATATGGTGTGGTGGCTATGGTAGGAGATGGGATTAATGATGCGCCTGCATTGAAGCAATCAAATGTAGGAATTGCCATCGGAACCGGTACGGATATTGCCATCGAAGCTGCTGATGTGACCCTAGTCAGAGGAGAACTAAGTGGCATTGTATCTGTCATTAAATTGTCTAAAGCCATCTTTAGAAAAATCAAAGAAAATTACTTCTGGGCATGGTTCTATAACGCCGTATTTATTCCAGTAGCAATGTTTGGCTTGTTACATCCAATGATTGGAGCCGCTGCCATGGCTGTTAGTTCTTTAAATGTAGTATATAATTCACTAAGGCTGAAAAAAGTGGACATTGAACCAAGCTACCAAAAGGCATAA
- a CDS encoding CC/Se motif family (seleno)protein — protein MELIMDSNTYEFVLKKGKVIRVDAVIPKGCCGGMVFPTVEVGKPVKSELYHELSLDEVTVYVKRSIDFKDDRVKIILKKTLFINNLEVEGAKVGI, from the coding sequence TTGGAATTAATAATGGATTCAAATACCTATGAATTTGTTTTAAAGAAGGGAAAAGTGATCAGGGTGGATGCTGTGATCCCAAAAGGTTGTTGTGGTGGCATGGTATTTCCAACAGTAGAAGTAGGGAAACCCGTAAAGTCGGAATTATATCATGAACTTTCATTAGATGAAGTCACGGTTTATGTCAAGAGAAGCATTGACTTTAAGGATGATCGGGTAAAAATCATATTGAAAAAGACATTGTTCATCAACAACTTAGAGGTTGAGGGTGCGAAGGTGGGTATTTAG
- a CDS encoding MFS transporter: protein MYGIPHLKFKKDIWFLLASILIIHIAAYIIVPIFPILLRGQKGLNPTQIGLVIGAGSLFIQLGSIVAGFISSRLGNKLAMVIGNACQAIALFGLGSVHTLYPLILFSSLNGIGTGIYVPTVKSAISYIASEENRTTAFSMRGVAAHAGTSVAGIFVLLSAVNRNFYIASGIYIVLMIISWIYLPTNCGEEPCPPLPFNRYIEIFKNRTFMNFTFVSIFLWALHTQLNFLLPLRGEAILDNTNIIGTIWTITSVTVILIQPFISQMFLNKISPKLSICIGSILVGSGVTLIGWANSFYFLVLCAIIFILGEMFMMPTLDSVTSLIADPKMIGAYFGVANLASGIGAAFGTFASGRLIDLYGITESVLPWVMYGIATVVISGLIFLPAIKTLDQNNEGAK, encoded by the coding sequence ATGTATGGTATTCCACATTTAAAATTTAAAAAGGATATTTGGTTTTTACTAGCTTCTATCCTCATTATACATATAGCAGCTTATATCATTGTCCCCATTTTCCCCATTTTACTTCGAGGGCAGAAGGGGTTAAATCCCACACAGATCGGTTTAGTCATCGGTGCCGGCTCTCTCTTTATTCAACTGGGAAGTATTGTTGCAGGATTTATTTCTAGTCGCTTGGGCAATAAACTGGCCATGGTAATCGGTAATGCCTGCCAAGCTATTGCCTTATTTGGATTAGGTTCGGTCCATACCCTCTATCCTTTGATTCTGTTTTCTTCATTAAACGGCATTGGTACTGGAATCTATGTTCCTACTGTCAAGTCAGCAATTTCTTATATCGCTTCAGAGGAAAACCGCACCACTGCTTTTTCTATGCGGGGTGTGGCTGCCCATGCTGGCACAAGTGTTGCTGGTATTTTCGTTCTTCTTTCAGCTGTAAATCGAAATTTTTATATTGCATCAGGTATCTATATTGTTTTAATGATTATTTCATGGATTTATTTACCTACCAATTGTGGGGAAGAACCCTGTCCACCGCTTCCCTTTAATCGTTATATTGAAATATTTAAGAATAGAACCTTCATGAACTTCACCTTTGTCTCTATTTTTCTGTGGGCACTTCATACGCAGTTAAACTTTTTACTTCCCTTGAGAGGAGAAGCTATTCTGGATAATACTAATATTATCGGGACAATATGGACCATTACAAGTGTCACCGTTATTCTCATTCAGCCTTTTATTTCACAGATGTTTTTAAATAAAATTTCCCCAAAACTCTCTATTTGTATTGGTTCTATATTAGTAGGCAGTGGCGTGACCTTGATCGGTTGGGCCAACAGTTTCTATTTTTTAGTCTTATGTGCCATTATTTTTATCCTTGGAGAGATGTTTATGATGCCTACTTTAGATAGTGTCACTAGCTTGATTGCTGACCCTAAAATGATTGGCGCTTACTTTGGTGTGGCAAATTTAGCCTCAGGAATTGGAGCCGCCTTTGGTACCTTTGCTAGCGGAAGACTCATTGATCTCTATGGCATTACCGAATCTGTACTGCCTTGGGTTATGTACGGCATTGCTACCGTAGTCATCAGTGGATTAATTTTCTTGCCTGCAATTAAGACATTAGATCAAAATAATGAAGGTGCTAAATGA